DNA from Hippocampus zosterae strain Florida chromosome 18, ASM2543408v3, whole genome shotgun sequence:
CCCCAGGTAGCGACTTGCCCACGTTTTGCCCTTTTTCACCTGCCAAACATATTCAATATCGAAAAACGGATCAAGTATAACTTTGGTGGCCTCATGTAAAGTTGAAACGTTATAACTGGAAacgcatgactccttcttgtgaccgGCTCCAAATTAGCGCTTTGCTCATTCAGAAGATTCAGACATGTCAGCATAGGAAAACGGTTCTCCCGGCCACTTCTTATTTTTGCCCGTGGTACGCTGGCACCGAACTTCCGGGCGTGGCATTTAAAGGCGCAAAATCAGCCAACGCAATTCGTCTCGTGTTTTGATCATTCACATTGCGTATGAGAAATTCATCGACATCCGGTATAGTCCTTCTCAGAATATGCAAAATGACGTTGAGCACGCTCTGCAAAATCCTGCATCTGCACTCGAGTAAACCAACGCTGCCTTTCACTTATATGCGGAAATACAGCCACGGTATTGTCCATGTGGCGTCGTCATCGTCTTTCTCGCCTTTCGGCGCAGACTACGAGCTGCTGGTGGAGAGCGACATGGTGCCGGCCAAAACGCGAGGCCTCGGCTTCCCGTGGGCCTCGGAGTGTCAAGAGCCCGCTCAGTTTGAGGAGCGACACCTCATCTTTCTCAAACAGTTGGGCAAAGTGAGACGCACCTGCACGcagacacccacacacacacacacacagtgtttccaattttatgtcccctcaaaacatggaaacgagtgcacacacacacacacatacgagaCATCTAAATGTCTACCCTCTTCGCCCTTGCAGGGGAATTTTGGCAGCGTGGAGATGTGTCGGTACGACCCCCTGCAGGACAGCACGGGGGAGGTGGTGGCCGTCAAGAAACTCCAGCACAGCACGGCGGAGCACATCCGGGATTTCGAGCGCGAGATCGAGATCCTCAAGTCTCTCCATCACGAGAACATTGTCAAATATAAAGGCGTGTGCTACAGCGCAGGTACGGACGAGCGAGGGCGCCAACAAATAGAACTGATTTCATCtgtcagaaaggaaaaaaatagaaaaggggaaaaaaatcattttaacacTTCCTCTTTCAGGACGCAAGAACCTACGCCTGATTATGGAGTATCTTCCCTATGGCAGTTTGCGGGATTatctgctgaaaaacaaagtccacTTTGATTTCAAGAAGCTGCTTCTTTATGCGCTACAGATCTGCAAGGTGACAACACTCCACTGGACAGCACATGACAGAGTACTCGGTCGGCGTGTGGCGACATCTGTTTGTTTAATGTGACGCGTTTAATATTTGcggaaaaatatgaaaaaagtgAGTTActcacaacattcattcatcttctgagccgcttgatcctcacttgggtcgcggggggtgctggagcctatcccagctgacttcgggcagtaggcgggggacaccctgaatcggttgccagccaatcacagggcacacagaaacgaacaaccatccacgcccacactcacacccagggacaatttagagtgttcaatcagcctgccacgaatgtttttggaatgtgggaggaaaccggagcacccggagaaaaaccacgcaggcccggggagaacatgcaaactccacacagggaggccggagctggaatcgaacccggtacctctgcactgtgaagccgacgtgctaaccactggactaccgggccgcctactcaCAACATTAAAGTTATAATTAAATGCCGCATAGATTATTTTAGCTTCAAATGAATGGTCGACACTATTACAGGAAATCCACCAGCATCAACAAATACTTCCTTCTCAATAAATGCAAATTTTTTGGCACATTTCTTTCGGGAGCAATGGAAAAATGTTGaattcccccccctccccctcttggATTTACATGTAACATGTTGGTTTTAGGGTATGGACTACCTGGCCACAAGGCGTTACATCCACCGAGACCTGGCCACCAGAAATATTCTGGTGGAGAGCGACACGAGGGTGAAGATCGGTGACTTTGGTCTGACCAAAGTGCTCCCCCAGGACAAAGAGTACTACACCGTGAGGGAGCCCGGAGAAAGTCCCATTTTTTGGTCAGCATTTCATAAAGACGGCAACATGTTTGATTCACCCTTtcacatgcaccctgtaacctgataccaTGATAAgacgtccactgtagtaaccgctgtccctgaaatacgtcatttaatttttattttatttttttttctccaggtattcgcCAGAGTCACTTACGGAAAGCAAATTTTCAGTGGCATCGGACGTTTGGAGTTTTGGTGTGGTTCTGTATGAACTTTTTACCTACTGTGACAAAGGCTACAGCCCACCTGCGGTACAATCTCGCACGACTTTCCCGCAAACTATGAATCAATTCTCTTTGATGAAATGctccttttaaaaaaagcaggttCTGCGGTGATGTCTCTGACTCGTTATGActtcttttttgtatttttttgctgcaggTGTTTATGGAGCAAATGGGAAATGACAAACAAGGGCAGATGATCGTTTATCATTTGATCGATCTGCTGAAACAAGGCTATCGCTTGCCCGTTCCTGAACATTGCCCTAAGGAGGTCAgcacaaacatatttttttttcttattttgaaatgtgttataCAAACCAtgtgaccttgaaaaaaaaaaaactttttttttttaattagccacGTTACGACCAAATCAAGTCTGCATTCCAAACCCCCGACTGGAGAAAAAGTTTTAATCGTCAACTAAAGCGAATGGCCGGGGTTATGTCATCTTCCCAAACGCGTCAGTGCCACGTGCgatgggggtggaaaaaaatagagCTGGCTAAGCAGTGTCATAAGCGGATAATAATCTGTCTGCCATCTCTCTTACATGGCTCACGGAAAAGGCTTCCCCGCCCTCGCTCTAATACAATGTCGCCATTAAACGCTGACGCCGAGCGTAACTGTCGGCGTGTAAATGACCGATTTCACTTTGTCAGATGCACCGGATGATGACCGAGTGCTGGAGCGGCGACCCGGGACAGAGGCCCACTTTCCAAATGTTGATCCACAGCGTGGAGATGGCACGAGACAACCTGGACACGTGAGGCGCAGTCATTGGTCAAGTCTCGCTTTTGGTTGCTTTGATGGCAAACAAACGAGTCCGATCACGCCGGGCCGACCGCCGCTTTGATGCAACTGCGTCGCCACAAGTGATGTGAGGACTTCGGAAACACTACACCTGACTCCAAAGAACATTCCTGATTGCCTTTGAAtattgcttttttccccccttattatgtatttgatttttaattttttttaaatttgttttataaaatattttgatattgaATGCATGTATATTGtccccgccccttttttttttttgtatttccacCGACTGGGCTAAAACATGAGTGACCAACAACATGTCGTTAAAAACAAAGTAATATTATCTGTtgaatacagtatacattttgaaagtgtttacatttccaaaaagTGTGAAGGCATTTCACAGAAACCGTTTTGATGACTCCTCATCTTAAATGTACCTTTACGTTGTTGTCAGTATGTGGCAAAGAAAtgaagagaacatttttttgaagGACTTTTTACTATTCAAATTGAATAAAAGCCATCCGTGGTATTATTAAATGTACTGAAAACGTGGTCATTTATTTGGCAcgcttattttaattttttttttttttaattgtcattctCAGAATCACTGATTTAGGTTACTCAGTAGACACCATCCTATAAGGTAGACGGGAAGTCTAGTTGCTGACTCAAACCGAGTGTGCAGGGCACCTTTAGCAAAGACCTCCAATCTCGTCACTTTGATTTGACTCAAAGTTGGTGGTTTCCTGACTCCGATTAGCACTCATAAAAGTCACGTTCACATATTTGTCCCACCCTGCACTTTAAACATGTgcccaataaaaacacaataattGTTAGCATGATATCAATTTAGGCAGACTGTATGAATTATTATACTTTGATGAATTATTTGAGGAATGTGAGTCATTCCAAAGGGTTCACATACTTTTTCTTACAACTGTCTTTAAATAAATGATCAAGTCTTGTAATCAGTGTGTGAATTTCTTTTGGACTCCTTGTCTGGTTAGACGCTGTGGGGAGAATCCACATTAAAAGGACCTCGTGATGTCGGGTTTGTCTCTGAGACAATCTCAATGgtctaataatacatttatactCAGGAGTATGGTGGGAAAGTTCCGATTATTTTAGTTGCAGTTGCAGGAGATAGGGACAGTTTATAAAATAGCCACAAGAGCAAAGCACTAGCCAGGCGCGGGGCAATTGTGGGCTAAATCCGATTCCTCAATCCACCTTAACATAGTTTCTTGCTACAATATGGTGCCAAAGTAATAAAGTCATTTGCACTGTAACAGCAAATCGGTGGCTTTACAGGCAAAATTCAACTCATAGGCGATTATTTTTATTGGATGAACAGTCAAACACGATTCTGAGTCTGGACACAAACGCAACTCTTGTTTTAcggaatatatttatttatctttcttATGGAAGGCTGACATTCCCCACCCCAAACAAATTTGTTACGAGCTATTTACATGACAACACGACGCCGCGGGACCTTTCAACATAAGCCTCCAATATCATACTTCGTACAGCCTTCAATGCAGCAAACACCCGCTACACCCTGAGAAAAGCGCCTCCGCCTCCGCCACCGTGCTCGAGTCAGCGCACCAAAAACGTTGGACGTGTCGCGCTCGTCACTTTTGCTTGAAGCAGCGCGAAGGGTTAAGCTGTCCGCCAGGGAAGTTGGAGAAAAtacggaggaggtggaggatgtGCGCCGGGGAAGAAGGTTCCGGGTGTGGGACGTGAGCTGCTGGCTCTTTTTCGTGACGTCACCGCGGGGACTCCGATAGAAAGATTCTGGAGAAAGATATCATGTTATTCACATCGTTTGATGAATTTCATTGTCATTACGAAATATGAAAAATCAAAATCCGAATAAGatatatttacatttcagtGCAAAGGCACATTTGCAATAAGACAGAGCTGTATAATATTTTGCGGCATGTTTGTAATGcggaagcgccatctggtggacaAATCTAAAACAACACGATTTTTAGACACATGGATCGATTAGATAGATATTTGGGCGACATCCACATATAGAGTGCATTAATTCAAAACATAAATgtcttgtgaagaaaaaaaatgaacagcacACTTTACAGGATTTACAAGTTTTCCTGAGACCTGGTTATTTCGAATAGAAATGACCGCTACATCAAGTAgggcagtgattctcaactggtGGCCCATGTGTTGGATGAAGGTCATGGAATTGCTTCTTGGAAaacattaagatttttttttcctttctggccAATGAAAAGCACTTTTGTGTCATCTCTTTtctattgtaaaaaaataaaaataaaaaatctatacaaattttaattttgaatttgaagctAAATTCCAATTCCGTTCATGGAGTAGATTTGAGAGAGAAAATATTTACTTCAGGAGTACAAAAACAACGACAGGTATTTAAAACGTTTTCAATTCAGATTGGATCAAGCGGGATACAGTATGACGATTTCATTGACAAGTGCATTGGACCGCCATCGCCATCCAGCGCCATAAACTGCCTTAATGCTGATTCCTTGCTTTTCACTGTTGATAAATAAATCCACTTTTCACATCACAATCTTACATGAACAACAAAAGGTCCGCTCACCATAGTCTGCGTCGATGAGTCGCTTCCAACGGGAGCCTCCGCAGGTGAAAATAACAGCTCGTATGAACTCCCTGCCGCATAGCTTGACTCCGTACTCCCTGGGCAGGAGCGCTCTGCTGATGGTTTGAGGCTGCGCGTCGCCGTACACGACCAGCGCCGACAGCAACACGCATATGGCGAGTCTCAAAAACATGCTTCTCAACAATCAGCTGTCAATGCAGCTAATTggcatccattaaaaaaaaaaaagttctctggCCTAATGGAACTCGAGTGGTTTTCTTTGGGGGAGACCACATCTTTTATAGTCGTCCGCTTAACTTTGTGGAGTCGCTCCAGACTctcccctctctttctctctccgtcacatacacacacgtgcgTGCGTCATTTTGACCGACGGCAATGACGCGCTGAGGTTTATTTCTTCGCGTGGCAATATTACAAGCGTGAGTGGTGGACTCTTGCATTGAAAGCGGCATTGAGCCTCGCCTCCACGTCAGCGCTGAGGTCACACGGAAAACTGGGAGCCACACTTGGCAACGTTGGTTTCATTTTGTCACCTTCAATTGTTGACGGTGTAAACATCCAAGTCTTGACTGACCAGACCAGTTATTTTCGGTAGAATTTGAACAATAATTATTTCTACTTTATTTCCGCATTGTTAATGCAAAATAAGTGAGTCTGGTGTGATGACTCGAGGCTCATCTCAATTCATCAGAATATGATAGAAAAGTTCCCATTTTATGCAGTAGTTCAAGTGAAAAATTGAATCTCACGATGAAACAGATAAAGTGCTTTTCAgaaagacaattaaaaaaaaatagattgttacctaatattcaatttttttgagtTGATGAATCTGGGATTTTCTTTAGCTGCGAGTTCTCATCAAAAATTTTAAATACCGGTAGTCATGATATATTTTACTATGTTCAGTGAATTTATGTACGGGTTACACCATTTCCATTGCACAACTGTATAgtatagttcattcattcattcattcattcatcttccgagccgcttgatcctcactagggtcgcggggggtgctggagcctatcccagctgtctccgggcagtaggcgggggacaccctgaatcggttgccagccaatcgcagggcacacatagacgaacaaccatcgacgctcacactcacacctagggacaatttggagtgttcaatcagcctgccatgcatatttttggaatgtgggaggaaaacggagcacccggagaaaacccacgcaggcccggggagaacatgcaaactccacacagggaggccggagctggaatcgaacccggtacctctgcactgtgaagccgacgtgctaaccactggactaccgggccgcctcccgtgtatagtatttgaaaaaaaaaaatagcaggggCATTCTCGTTAGTATGAATAAAAAATGTGCAGCCAAGGCACCTTTAATGAAGTTGATTGACACTAAGCAGGTTTGAAATTGATGCCTAATTAATCCTCAATACGGGATCAAGTTTCGTATATGGGTTATATTTGGTGCAAATCTTTAGCCGTTGAATTCTACTGCCTCTTACAAAAAAGTAATATTCCATATACAGTATCACATGACCCAAGAACATGCAACGGCATTCGTCTTTTCCCCACGGCGAGCAACAGGTAACAGTCTGACAAGCGCAAATGGACGGTTTTACCGTTGGAAGCGTCTTTCGGGAAGATAACATAGTTATCTCTCCAAGAAAGAGGCCAAGTTGCTTTTAGCGCGTCGGGCCTTCTCTATGCTATCGAAGGTTGGCATCCCATGAGGCAAGTCCAGACGGTCATTTTCAGACACCATGATACCCTCGGCCTCCCCTAAAAAGCAATGGGAAAGCAGAATGCAAGTGTTTTGGGCTAAAGACGTTCATCTTCTCctattttggactttttttttttaaacaacaattaTACAGAGCACTATTGTCACccgtatttttggggggcttttatACACCTATAGTTTTTCTAATGGTATTTTTCCTCTGGATGGTtgtatttcattgtatttagttttcttttgacATAACATTTGGGACTATTGAACATTACAATGTACTGTTCCTCAGGGCACAGAGCCGAGTCCACCAAGGAATTCTTCTCAAAGTTTGGTGAGCGCGCAACGAAATGAACTCAACACTTTTCAACTTGACTCGAACAGAGGGGATGATCGACTTGACTGCCCTTACCTCGAATTCGGTGAATAAGTGTCCCATAGGCGTTGTCCATTTGATAGGCTAAGATGAAGCCGAGTGGCAAGATCGGGGCCAACATGGctggtttctttctttttaaggcactggaggagaagaaaaacacatttgactaTGTTCACTTTGATGAATGGGCAAAAgtaccgctttttttttttaaccctttcagggacagcttatcatgttatcaggttagcgCGTGCATAAAGGGGTTAAAACTTGACACACGGCATATGATTTGTGCATTGCCAGACTGGCTGCTGCTATTGGTGAGAAAAGCTAGTCAGTCGTATAAAATGACATTTCGGGACTGTCCGGTCGCTACGGCGGCAAAAGGCCACTGGACAAAAAGGTGAAGCTGTGAAAATGCACTCACGCTCCAAAAACCGCATCGAGTCTCGACGAGGTGTGAAACTCACCCCACGGTTAAGCCAGTGGAGGCCACCACGAAGAATGTACCGAAGTACTTGATGAACTCCCTTGACCAGGCGATCTGCATGGCCATCTGTCGCTCCCTCATCTGGTTCTGCATCATCATCTGACGCTCCAGCTGTAAAAAACATACACGGAATATGAGCAACAGAGTGGAGATACCAGTGGACTCacttttatgtgtgtgtttatagggGACAAATAATGTTTCTTCTTTTCCAACGGATGGAGCCATTGTCCTTAACAGTACTGACCTCCTACCGTGATCCCATGCGGACTACCATGGCTTGACCGTTCAAAAACAATTGCCCGAAATCAGAACGCTCCCCCTCGCAATTACGTCAGAGGTGAATTAATACACAATGAATGTACTTGAGATAATTAACGCAATCAAGCcatgttgttctttttaaaactaatttcaagattaagattaagattaagaaaacctttattagtctcgcaatggagaaattccagattcacagcagcaaagttatgaaaggaagaagtagaacaacaaaaaaataggagctgctggaaaggcagccactctcgcggcgccattttgaagtcaaaaataacaaaaataacacaagacaacacataggacagagacagtcgtgcaatcttcaccacttttctgcatacactttgttgtctgaagcagttatagatgaaagaggagaggatcaaagtgtcctttcaccagtggatcagagacatcatgctgaaaaatgtgcacacgtctgctacaagcaaagttttgaaagcaaacacgaagctgtagcgtccattgacgaaaagagattagttcacttctcctgtcccacataatccgcttcaaactccaagccgcgactcccagctccaaatccgcatcggcactccgcgccaacgctcctttcttctcaagaagtccgatcctCCGTGGGGCAGCAAATGTTCACTTAATCACCAATTATTCACATGTGGGCTTTCAAATGCCAATCAAAGTGTTTCGATGGAGTATCCGACGTGATGTTTGCGCGCATTCTCTATGGTGACGGCAATCGTTGCTGTTGATCGCATTCCTTAGCGATTCCGTTCGTGTGTGGAATTCCATCcattccatccacccatccatttcctgatgcGTTTATCGTCAGAGTTTGACACAGATAAGATTTATAAATAGCTCGTTGCCatctaaaaataacaaaacttaAAATGCGTCATCTCTCTTTGGTAAAAGTGAGTCAGAGTATCAGCCGACACCATCAAATAATTTGATCGATTCTCGTTGGCCAGCTTAACCatccccacccctcccaccaTAGATTCATGATTCAGTACATCGGCATCCGAGAAATTAAAGTATCCGCAAATGAGAATCTCCGATTCGAGGTCCTCACGGCCGCAGGTTAAGcatccccgaaaaaaaaaaaaaaagagattcgtCTTAATCTCATGTGTGTACAGCTGGGCTGAGCAGCGGTAAATGAAGGTACAgtacaaataacaaaacaatctGGTTTAGTGCTCAGGTGTCCCCGTGTGACACAGCTGCGATGCAGCTTGGAGCCATCAATAATCATGTTAAGTGGCTGCACAAAAGGAAATGGGTTTGATCcatttatatattaaaaaaaaaagctaaaatcaACTCAAGGCATACGTCTTTGTCAATGGACAATGGAAACACAAAAATCACTTCCTGTGCAGGAAATGTTTTCAGTCACACGTGGCAATGATGAACTGTGACGTAAGTgtaagactggaaaaaaaacaacataaaacaaatgaattccACTACCCGTGTAATTAAGCTGACTCAGAGGAACTTGAAAGTCGAAACAAactgtggccttttttttttagataacaTAAATCAGTTTCCATATGTCACTGTGAATTAGCAAAACCACGCAGAGCGACAACAATACTCATTTCACTGAAGTTGAGACGAACCATCAATAaacacagaatacaatgatttgcaagtcatttcaacctatatttaattaaaTTCACTATAAAGGCAAGATATTTTATGTTTAAACTTTGGATGTTAGGGCAGCAAcaccatcaagcgccttcagctggtacagaatgccgctgctcgcctcttgactggtactcgtaagagggagcatataactcctactttggcatcccttcactggctccccattcattttagaattatttttaagatcctcctctttgttttcaaatctcagaataatctcgcgccaccttacctctctgagctcatacgcccctacacccctgcccggcgcctcaggtctgtggaccagtctttgctagacgtaccaagaactaaactgaggctcagaggggatcgagccttttctgttgctggtccatctctctggaatgacctcccactgaacattcggcaagcctcctcgctgcccatctttaaagccctcctcaaaactcacttgtattctttggcgtttgactcagcatgacttagatttgctattggttttactgcttggtgctttctaccgccttattacttattacttattactgattcgtcttactgtttattgtatatgttaaatcgctccatgtacagcactttgtatgcagcgatggctgtttgaaagtgctctataaatactgttgacttgacttgacttgacttgacttgaccttccccaaaaaacaaattaaataaactGGGGCAGAGTCAATGGAAgacgggtctggactgcaggcaggccagtcgaGTACCGGCACTCTTTTACTACGAAACCACGCTGAATGTGGAAACatgtgcagaatgtggtttggtaTCATGTTTATTTCCACTTTACTCAAGGTTCCAATTTCCTTTTCTATTGCGCCTGTAAGTAAAAATAACTTCATCAACGTCACACGGTATCCCTGCTTGGCGAAAggaatgataatgatgatgatgatgatgacttaTTTAAACAGATTCATCAGACACTGTAACTAGATTTCTGCTGAGTCAGGGATTACCCAAACGAGTAGCTATGAGAGATTATGAGGTGTCTGCGTGAAATGAACCAATTTCTCTGTATGGTATTTATTCCAGTGATATATAACGACAGGCAGAACATTTCAATGTTCTTCCCCACTAGAAGGCAGAAGATTCAATTACAGTCAATACACCTTTGTAAAACCATAAATATACTGTAGCAGATATTGGTTGTCATATTTACATGTAGGTTTAGCAAAGTTCTGCCGAGTTGTTATGGACTGCGATTGTTTTGATGCGGTGTTTCATTCTAGTTTGGCTAAACTATTGTAAGCTGAAGCAAACATGGGCATCATCAGCCCTATCTGTTGTTGTTGAATCCACAGGCAAATCTGTTTGGGACGTTTTCATTTGGTGTTGCGATGGgagaattttcaaaaatgtgtcttggctcaataaaggttgggaaacattgtttgagaaaatgaaaagagTGGTAATAGTCTTGGAGACAAATATTTTCCTGGAAATTTACAAAATCATATTGAATTTGACCGCTTCATTTTGGCACTgagcatgtggaaaaaaaatctgttgaagAATTGTTCGAGGTTGCTTGACTGGCACAACTGGTTCCGTGTGTTTAAATCGCCATAGTAACGTGACTCACCTGTAGCCTGGAGTTGTGAAGCATGAACTCTTGCTGTTTTTTCAAGTTTGCATCCATGGATTTGGAGAGAAGAAAGCCCATGGTGGCGATGGTTCCCACTGAGCTGCTTGAAATCCAAAATGAAAGGGGAACAAAATATGATTGCACAAACATCACGTTACCTTTTCATTTAATGCATTTACTCTAAGAATTTTATAACTCCTCTATTTTATACCTAGGAAGTAACACTGTTTGACTCTTCTGTCTCGACACTTTGTTATCTGACCTTGACGTTCTTTTTTCCACCTAAAAGGTTCAATTTGATATGTTAAACTTCCGAGTTAGTCACGGCTAGCCGTACGGCTAATATTTTGAAAAGCAATTAAGAAAGCACGAATTGCCTCAAAACAGCTGCTACTTTGGCCATGAAATGAAAtagctgtaaaaaaatatacatgtacGTACACGAATTCTCGAGCAAGGTGACTGGTGTCAAGGATTTCCTCAATACGTCATTACGCGTAATTATTGGATAGTTGTCAAGTTTAAAGAGTACACCAAAAATGCACTTCCGATTTGtcttttcaaagtaaaacaaagcTGTAATTtccgaaaaaat
Protein-coding regions in this window:
- the LOC127591499 gene encoding relaxin-3-like; its protein translation is MFLRLAICVLLSALVVYGDAQPQTISRALLPREYGVKLCGREFIRAVIFTCGGSRWKRLIDADYESFYRSPRGDVTKKSQQLTSHTRNLLPRRTSSTSSVFSPTSLADSLTLRAASSKSDERDTSNVFGALTRARWRRRRRFSQGVAGVCCIEGCTKYDIGGLC
- the plgrkt gene encoding plasminogen receptor (KT) gives rise to the protein MGFLLSKSMDANLKKQQEFMLHNSRLQLERQMMMQNQMRERQMAMQIAWSREFIKYFGTFFVVASTGLTVGALKRKKPAMLAPILPLGFILAYQMDNAYGTLIHRIRGEAEGIMVSENDRLDLPHGMPTFDSIEKARRAKSNLASFLER